Part of the Methanothermobacter sp. MT-2 genome is shown below.
AAAGAAGAAGTAGATGTTATCATCATAAAAAGAGGCCCGCTAGGAGTCTATGGACTCACAGATGACACCGAAGTAGAATTACCAGCCCTAAACGTTAAATGTGTAGATACAACCGGAGCAGGTGACGCATTCAACGCAGGATTCCTATACGCATGGCTCATGGGCCACAACCTCAAAAAATCATGCTACTTTGGAAATTATATAGCAGCCCAATGCATACAAGGATATGGTGCAACCAGAACACTACCCTCAATTGAAGCTACAAAAATATTAAAATAGCATGCTCCAAGCACAATTATAGGTTTGTCATTCTATGCCATGTAACCATCTAAAAAACAAAAAAATCATATTCATATCCATTATCCTTTTTATCATAGGATTCTATCTGCGATACATAGGATACGAACTTATCTCTTTTATATTATTCACAGTAACTGTCCTTATAGCAGGTTTGGGTATATTCAGGGAGGCTTTCACATCCCTATACCATGGAAGGTTCACCATAAACCTTCTCATCACAATCGCCGTGATAGGAGCATTCTCACTTGGAGACTATCCAGAGGCAGCCCTAGTCGTTGTACTATATTATATCGCAGAATATCTAGAGGAATATGCAGCTGGCCAGGCACATGAATCTATAAAGAATCTCATGCAACTCAGGCCAGAAACAGCCAATATAAAAGTTGGTGGAAAAGAGGTTAAAGTGGACGCGAGTAAAGTCGAACCTGGAAATATAATGATCATCCGCCCCGGTGACCTCATACCATTAGACGGGGAGATAATAGATGGTTCAGGTGATGTTGACCAGTCAAATATTACAGGAGAATACAAACCAGTTCACAAGGCTATTGGAGATGAAGTTTTCGCGGGTACAGTGAACCTTGAAGGCTACTTTGAAGTTAAAGTCACAAGAAAATCTGAAAGGACAATCATAGCAAGGGTAATAGAACTTATAGAAAAGGCTAGGATGAGAAGATCATCCAGGGAACTTTTCATGGACAAATTCGCATCATATTATACGCCAACCATCATAGTAGCCAGCATACTAATAGCGCTAATCCCAAGCATAATACTAGGCAACCCAGAAACATGGATATACCGAGCCCTCGTACTAATGGTGATCGCATGCCCCTGCGCCCTTGTAATATCAGTACCAGTCGCCATGATATCAGGGATAACAGCAGCCACAAGAGAAGGCATACTAATCAAAGGTTCAAGTTACCTAGAAGAAATCTCCAAGATAAAAAGGATAGTCTTTGACAAGACAGGCACACTAACAAAAGGTAAACTAAAAATAAAAGAAATAAAAGCATACAATGACACTGATGTGCTCAAGATCGCCGCTTCACTAGAAAAAGGACTAAAACATCCAATAGCAGAAGCCATAATGGAATTAGCAGATGAAAAAAACATTAAAACATTAAAGGTCAATGATCCTAAGTACAGGCCAGGATATGGTATCCAAGGAAAAATCGACGGTAAAAATTACTTCCTAGGCCAAAACACCCGCCAAGATGCAGAAACAACATCAATATTCTTGGAAAGTGAAGGTAAAACCATTGGGAGGATAAAATTAGAGGATGAGCTAAGATCATCAGCCCCACTATTAATAAAAAAGTTAGCCAAGGAAAATATCGAAACCATAATCTTAACTGGTGATAAACCAAAGGTTGCGGAGAAACTAGCCAGGGAACTTAAAATAGATAAACATTTTGGGGGTTTGCTCCCAGAAGACAAATTCGACTTCATAGAAGATCTACGATCTGCTGAGAGGGTTGCTATGGTTGGTGATGGTATCAACGATGCCCCTGCACTTGCAGCAGCCGATGTGGGTATTGCCATGGGAACCAGAGGCTCTGACATAGCACTCGACACAGCTGATATAGTGCTTATAGATGATGATCTTCTTAAAATCCACCAACTCCTAGAACTTGGAAGAAGAACCATGAGAATAGTTAAAGAAAACATATTCCTTTCAATAATAATTAAAGTATCATTAGCTCTTCTCTCAATCTTCGGACTAGTATCATTATGGATGGCCGTAGGTATTGGTGATATGGGACTTTCACTTGCAGTAATCCTCAATGGACTGCGCAACAACAAAAAGATTTTATAAACCCAAAAAGAAGAGAGATAGTAGGGGGGTTATACCATGTTAAATGATGAGATGATAGATGCTATAGAAAAAAATCTTGTTTTTGTGGCAACAGCAAGCAGCGACGGCACACCCAATCTGGTGCCAATAGGCTTCACCCGGCCCATTGACGATAAAAGAATCCTCATAGTAGACGTGTTCATGAAAAAAACCATCAACAACCTTGAAGAAAACCCTAAAATATCCATTATAGTCCAGAATGTCAAAGAACACCCCTATCAGTTCAAAGGCACAGCGAAGATATTCAAATCAGGCAAATTTTTCGAAGAAGCGGTTGAATGGGCCCAGAATGTTATGAGTGAAGTTGAACCGAAATCAGCAATCCTAATGACAGTAGAAGAAATATACACTGTAAAACCGGGGCCAGACGCGGGTAAAAGGATAAAATAGGCCCCATTTCATCCCTTTTTTTGCAGAGGTTCCAGGATGGGGGCAATAGCAGGTTTCATAGGTAAAGGGGCCCTCCCAAAGCTCCTTAAAATGTTAAGGATCCTGAAACATCGCGGACCAGACTCCACAGGAATATATTATAATGGTAAAACAATAAAGGAGATTAAACCATTAAATGCGCAAGTGGAGGATCTTCTAGGTTTTTCTGCCAATTACAAATTTAAAGGAAGGATAGTTGATGTGGCCATAGGCCATAACCTTCTCATTACTGATGATGAAATCTCCCAGCCTATAGGAGATGAGAGTGTAATAGTCTGTGATGGTAGATTATACAATATGGGGGGATCTGAGTCTGGTTGTGAGATTATCTTAGATTTTTTGGAGGATCATGGAATAAAAGCCCTTCAGATTATCATGGACAAGTTTGATGGGGATTATTCATTCGCATTCTTTGATGGTGAGAATATCATACTTGCAAGGGATCCTATAGGTGTCAAACCACTCCATTACAAGGTTGGAGAGGACTTCATGGCATTTGCATCTGAGCGCAAAGCCCTCTGGGGACTAGGTATAAAAGATACTGAAAGTTTACCACCAGGATCCGCCCTAATAAACAATAAGATTATAAAATTGAAAAAATTGCCAGAAGAAAACAAAAAAGACTGGGATTATGATCTGGCCAAGGAAAAATTAGCAAAGGCGCTTAAAGAAGCCGTTAAAGAGAGAGTCAGGGGCCTTAAAAGGGTTGGTGTCCTATTTTCTGGTGGTGTTGACAGCACACTAGTCACTTTTATTGCGAGAAAATATACAAAACCCACATTATATACAGTAGGGGTTGAAGGATCCCAGGATCTTATATTCGCAGAAAAAGCCGCCAATGAACTTGAAATGAACACTAGAACCATAAAAGTTACTGAGGAGATGATCAGGGACGCTCTAAGACCAGTCATAACAGCCATAGAAGAATTTAATATTATGAAGATAGGTGTGGCAATGCCATTATATTTCGCATCCAAAGCCGCTAACACCGATGGACTACAAGTCATCCTAGCAGGGCAGGGAGCCGATGAACTATTCGGAGGATACCATCGCCACCTTCAAATCTATAAAGAGGGTGGGAACAAACTTGTCGAGGCCTTCAAGGCCGATATACAGAATATGTACCATGTAAACCTTGAAAGGGATGATGCTATTGCAATGGCAGCAAGTACAGAACTAAGGGTTCCGTTCCTTGATAGGGAAATTATAAACATAGCCTTTAATATACCAATAGAATATAAGATAAAAGGTAGTGATGATACTTTGAGGAAGCATATACTCCGCGACTTAGCGCTGGATATGGGAGTGCCGGATTTTATCGCCAAAAGACCTAAAAAGGCTGCTCAGTACGGGTCTGGGATAGATAAAATTTTGAGGAAGAGGATACTTCCTGGTTTCGATTATGAATCATTCATGGAAAATCTGAAAATGGAATTTTATAAGGGGTATCGAGGATGAAAATAGAAAAGGAAGCTGAAAAGATCCTAGAGGAATTTTCAAAGGCCCTTGAAAGAGTGCCTGAACTCGAAGAGACGCACTATATCATAGACAATCTTAACAGGACAAGAGTTGACAAGAAAAGGAAAAAAGACCCTGAAAGGATACTGCGGAACGCGCCAGTAGACGAGGAAGGTAATATCATAGTAGAAAGGGGAGAATGGACACAATAAAAGGAGGATGTTAAAGTTGCGTATGAGCCTTCTTCTTGAACTCCAGGATGTCCCAGGGCAACTTGTAGCCGCCCTTGAACCAATAGCCAGTGTAGGTGCTAATATAGTGACCATAATCCATGAAAGGGATGCGAAAACAGGAGCACATGTACCAGTCCAGATAACCATCGAAGGAGATAAAAAAACACTAGACCTTGCAATAGAAAAACTAACAGAAAAAGGTGTTAGGATAATAGAAAAGGATGGAGTGCCACTAAAAGAAAAAATAAACACCATATTAGTAGGTAAGATCTCCGAGGAAGAACTAAAGGGGATAGTGGACAGGATAAACAGTCTCAAGGGAGTTAAAGTCGCTGACCTCTCCCTTAAAATGTCAACCACAAGTTCAACAATCAAAATCACAATGGAAGCAGAACACGAAAGCCTAAACCTCCTAGAAGAAGAGATATACCATATAGGATCAAAGGAAGGACTGCTAGTCATCACAGAAACATAACACCAGGAGGATCATCAATGAAAATCTGTATCATAGGATTCGGCGCCGTTGGCCAAGGAGTTGCAAGAGCCATAAAATCAACAAGGGAAAGACTAAAAAGAAAATACAACCTCAAAATCGACATAGTGGCTGTTGCAGATTCCAAAGGAGCCGCGATACAAGAAAAAGGACTAGACCCCCAAAAGCTCATAGAAACCAAAAAAGAAAAAGGTAGCATAGCATACTATCCAGGATATGGCCATAAAGGCATGGAAGGACTCCAAGTACTCGATGAAATAGAATATGATTGTCTAGTGGAAGTCACACCCACAAATATCATAACCGGAGAACCAGGAAAATCCCTAATAACAAAGGCCATGAATGATGGAAAAGATGTTGTAACATCCAATAAAGGCCACCTATCATTATTCTACGGGGAACTGATCGACTTAGCCAAGGATTCTGGTGTAAATTTCAAATTCGAGGCTTCTGTTGGAGGCGCCATGCCCATAATAAATTTTGCACAGGAGACACTACCCTCCTGTAAGATAAAATCGATAATAGGAATACTTAATGGCACAACCAACTTCATCCTCTCAAGGATGACAGCCGAAGGATCATCCTATGAACAGACATTGAAAGAGGCCCAGGAACTTGGAATAGCGGAAACAGACCCTACACAGGATGTTGAGGGGTTGGATGCGGCTTGTAAATCTGTCATATTAGCGAACGCAGTCCTTGGGAGGGAATGCACCCTAAAGGATGTTGAGGTTACAGGGATCACAAGTATAACACCAGAAGCCATAGAACTTGCAAAAGAGGACGGATACCTTATAAAACTCATAGCAGAAATATCAGATGATATACTGCGCGTAAGCCCAAGGCTTGTGAAGGAAACATCACCATATGCTGTTGACGGCACCCTTAACATGGCAACACTCCGCACAGATCTTGCAGGAGAAGTAACAGTCATAGGCAGGGGCGCCGGCTCACTAGAAACAGCATCAGCAATACTCACAGACATAATAAATATATGGAGAGCCAGACAAGATTGAAAAATATGAAATACGTGATACTCATAGGAGACGGGATGGCAGACTACCCACTACCA
Proteins encoded:
- a CDS encoding putative cadmium-transporting ATPase — translated: MPCNHLKNKKIIFISIILFIIGFYLRYIGYELISFILFTVTVLIAGLGIFREAFTSLYHGRFTINLLITIAVIGAFSLGDYPEAALVVVLYYIAEYLEEYAAGQAHESIKNLMQLRPETANIKVGGKEVKVDASKVEPGNIMIIRPGDLIPLDGEIIDGSGDVDQSNITGEYKPVHKAIGDEVFAGTVNLEGYFEVKVTRKSERTIIARVIELIEKARMRRSSRELFMDKFASYYTPTIIVASILIALIPSIILGNPETWIYRALVLMVIACPCALVISVPVAMISGITAATREGILIKGSSYLEEISKIKRIVFDKTGTLTKGKLKIKEIKAYNDTDVLKIAASLEKGLKHPIAEAIMELADEKNIKTLKVNDPKYRPGYGIQGKIDGKNYFLGQNTRQDAETTSIFLESEGKTIGRIKLEDELRSSAPLLIKKLAKENIETIILTGDKPKVAEKLARELKIDKHFGGLLPEDKFDFIEDLRSAERVAMVGDGINDAPALAAADVGIAMGTRGSDIALDTADIVLIDDDLLKIHQLLELGRRTMRIVKENIFLSIIIKVSLALLSIFGLVSLWMAVGIGDMGLSLAVILNGLRNNKKIL
- a CDS encoding putative pyridoxamine 5'-phosphate oxidase; the encoded protein is MLNDEMIDAIEKNLVFVATASSDGTPNLVPIGFTRPIDDKRILIVDVFMKKTINNLEENPKISIIVQNVKEHPYQFKGTAKIFKSGKFFEEAVEWAQNVMSEVEPKSAILMTVEEIYTVKPGPDAGKRIK
- a CDS encoding asparagine synthetase produces the protein MGAIAGFIGKGALPKLLKMLRILKHRGPDSTGIYYNGKTIKEIKPLNAQVEDLLGFSANYKFKGRIVDVAIGHNLLITDDEISQPIGDESVIVCDGRLYNMGGSESGCEIILDFLEDHGIKALQIIMDKFDGDYSFAFFDGENIILARDPIGVKPLHYKVGEDFMAFASERKALWGLGIKDTESLPPGSALINNKIIKLKKLPEENKKDWDYDLAKEKLAKALKEAVKERVRGLKRVGVLFSGGVDSTLVTFIARKYTKPTLYTVGVEGSQDLIFAEKAANELEMNTRTIKVTEEMIRDALRPVITAIEEFNIMKIGVAMPLYFASKAANTDGLQVILAGQGADELFGGYHRHLQIYKEGGNKLVEAFKADIQNMYHVNLERDDAIAMAASTELRVPFLDREIINIAFNIPIEYKIKGSDDTLRKHILRDLALDMGVPDFIAKRPKKAAQYGSGIDKILRKRILPGFDYESFMENLKMEFYKGYRG
- a CDS encoding aspartyl/glutamyl-tRNA amidotransferase, subunit C; the protein is MKIEKEAEKILEEFSKALERVPELEETHYIIDNLNRTRVDKKRKKDPERILRNAPVDEEGNIIVERGEWTQ
- a CDS encoding predicted allosteric regulator of homoserine dehydrogenase yields the protein MRMSLLLELQDVPGQLVAALEPIASVGANIVTIIHERDAKTGAHVPVQITIEGDKKTLDLAIEKLTEKGVRIIEKDGVPLKEKINTILVGKISEEELKGIVDRINSLKGVKVADLSLKMSTTSSTIKITMEAEHESLNLLEEEIYHIGSKEGLLVITET
- a CDS encoding homoserine dehydrogenase codes for the protein MKICIIGFGAVGQGVARAIKSTRERLKRKYNLKIDIVAVADSKGAAIQEKGLDPQKLIETKKEKGSIAYYPGYGHKGMEGLQVLDEIEYDCLVEVTPTNIITGEPGKSLITKAMNDGKDVVTSNKGHLSLFYGELIDLAKDSGVNFKFEASVGGAMPIINFAQETLPSCKIKSIIGILNGTTNFILSRMTAEGSSYEQTLKEAQELGIAETDPTQDVEGLDAACKSVILANAVLGRECTLKDVEVTGITSITPEAIELAKEDGYLIKLIAEISDDILRVSPRLVKETSPYAVDGTLNMATLRTDLAGEVTVIGRGAGSLETASAILTDIINIWRARQD